Genomic window (Amaranthus tricolor cultivar Red isolate AtriRed21 chromosome 7, ASM2621246v1, whole genome shotgun sequence):
TGAGATGGTCCCATACAAGACGGTCTGATTTATTTTTAGGCATGAATTGGACAACCTGTTTCCCTTAGCAACTTTGTAACTTGATAAATGTGAACCTTCTTACTGCTCACGCTACTTTGTTCTTTAGAGTGGCATTTAGAGAATTTTACTCTTATGGCAAACTTTCAGGATTATGTTCATGACGATCCTTCTACAAATCAGGCAGTTTTCTGTTGGGAGTACTTCCTGCAAACCAGTGCACATTCTGTGTCTTGAATAGTTTTTAGGTTTCAGTGAATGATTGATGACCTTTTAGGTTGAGAGAGAAGCACGTTAGGCATAACTAATATAGAACAATCCAAGTTTAACGCTCTGCCGACTCTTTGATGAGATCAAGATACTGCATCATGTGCAAATGACCGTCAAAGCAGTGGAGTGTGCACGAGTCTGATATGTAGAACGTGTCGGATAAAGTAAAACTGTAGAAGCTTAGAAAAACGTAGCAGTAGCCAGTATTAACTCTTCTATTGGGAATTTTGTAATTATCAGGGGCAGCACAAAAGTTGGCAAACATTTTTAAGCCCCTGTGCGTTCTTAAAAGTTTTTGATGGAGATTGAGCCCTTTAACTTGTTTTATATCAGAACGTTCAACCATTAACTCTATTCTGAAATTATTGAATTTATTAATACCTCTGTTTTAATAGGTATACTTACTTTTATGTGATAGCTTTTTGAGAAGTATAACTATAAAAAACAGAGGAGAATATGTACTCCCTCTGTTCCCTAATAAAGTTCCCACAAGGTATGTTAATGGAGTTAAGAAAAGTATAATCTTTTAGATAGttgatataatattttgttgaataattataaatttgattgaGTAAAAGTAGAGATCataaacactaaaaaaatatttaaaaagttagGTAAAAATATGGGGGtttataactaataaaaaaagtatttttaaaaagCCAGTGGAAAACACATGGGAtcataaaaatatgaaaatgttaaaataaagttaatggaaaatatTTGTGaatcataagcattattaaatattaaaatattaaaatgaggataaataaagtttttatctagaatttgtattataaatagaaaaaattctTTATGAAAATAACAATTGGGACACTTTAAAATACAAATGAAAACTTTTTAAGAAACGATTTAATGTTCAAGGACTTTTGTTTTTAAGGCTCTGTACGTGTACAACACATGCCTAGAAATTACCCATCTTAAGAATATTTCCTACCTAGTACACTTAACTTAAGATTAGCTTCTACCCAGTACGCTTTAATTATAAAGTTTTTAGTAAATGAGTTCCTTTATGAGAAAATGCACTTTAGCGACATAAGCATTAAAGCCGAATTAGAGTATCAAAGATCATCATGTAGCTGGTGTATAATCACTTTCTCCCTCTTCTCAAAGATTTTATTCCGTCATTTGTCgacattatttttaaaatgtgtCCCAGAGCGTTTCTGAATCAATACTCTCTTAGGCAAGAAAAAGTGACAATACAAcacttttataaatttaaaaaaacacaaattatattCAGCTATGATGACCTTCGTCCAAATATTTCTACATTTATTTACAATTGTGTTTTTATATAAAATCATGTTGGAGAATGTGAAAGGAAAACAAATGTATAAGAGCAAAAAATTGATGATTGATATAGTGATTTTGTACATAATATGGATATACAATTTGAATGTATGAtcgtattaaaaaaaatataaaaaattataggcgttatatatatatatatatatatatatatatatatatatatatatatatatatatatatatatatatatatatatataagttttaTACACTGGTAATTGTATTTTGTAAAATCAACATAGTAGTTTATATTGGGTTAGATGTGAATAATATTAAACCGTGGAGGAAAGAGGGAGTTTGTAGGAGAAGATGattaaagtaataatttatttaatgaatTGTATAAAACGATGAGTATAAGAATTGTTTTATATAGGGGTTGAAAAGGTGAAAATTTCTACtaatatataattgttatcACTTATGCTTAGTAACTCTTAACCTTCATTTTCGTTAAGTCGCTTTCACCTACACGAGGAccgttgaaaataaataaaaatacataataattacacaaatttttgtgagagacgatctctttgagagacctctctaattgggccaacccattatatattttttgaaatattgtaagtatgtgaaaatttgaaaacaataagacaaaaaagcaaaaaaatgaaTCAATTAGTACAACtttcaactttattccaaaagtaagtgtGAAAATCTCAAACCTTAGGGTtggggttgttcgcagttattaactgcgaacaggtcaaaaaagacaaaatagctgtgcGTAGTTACTAACGGCGAACAGTtgtttgactttgtttgacGAACaactatattaaataattttttttcctaatttttgagttgttatttgttgtatttgcattagagacattaaAATAAGTAATTACTAGTCAATCTATGTTTCAGGCGGGATGATTCATAAGTCaaagtaaataaacatatatatatatatatatatatatatatatacacacacacacacacacacatacatagtcgatccaaatacacaaaagcgaAACGCTAACGCTCACGACCCTCATCAATCTATCTaagttggtctcctacgcctcctacggtAGTAAGAGGCATTCGGGTGTCGCTTTGGTAGTGGAGGGCGTTGGTACTATGATGGCTGCAATGGCCTAGCCTGCGAGGTCACCGCAACGCCAATGGGGTATGaaaggtccatctcctccaaatgataatcataagcaggagatgagacgtgcatATGGATGGTAGCCGGTGATGACtctgcagcgacttccggtatgaagtgctggaattgcgtgccgacgagcatgccttACGCAATCTCCCTCACAGGCTCCTCGTGGTTGTACCGCATCACTACTGccacaccttgtgcctgcaataaatatttagttaatgtaatattcTATTATGTatacttaatcatttaaatgtaaatgaagacttacaaattggaaACCATCTCCTTTACTACTGTGTTCGCAGTAActttagttaatattactattatgtaattatgtcatcgacatccacatcatcttcagaaggatcgtcaatgagctcattactcttaTTTCCATCATCCGAATGTCCCATCTCAtcactttctcctaagttaaccattgaatcaattaGAACTTGATTCGCAGGGGGTTGAGAAAATGTACAAGATGCGGAAGGAACGAAAGGATTaaaagcaactacattccctaagggtacttcttctacgtataactccaaagaggaaATTTGGGTGGACCTTGAATGTTCCTACATAgtatctatagcctcatcatcctcaacaggaaaggcaagcaattctctactcatgtcatatttaaaacttatatttacggtacttttAGTgggttaataaaataaatgagggtattttttaaaattaagggttaaatggttaaaaaaaatcatgactaaaaataaaaatgagacatttgaggTGAACTTACCCAATAAGAAAATGGAACAATAGTTGtaaattagagggagtattagATAGATGCCAATTTAATTGTTGAGTTGTTAGTTTCTCATGAGAGGAGGAGTTGGCCATTAAATGGATTATTCGTGGTGTTGCTCAAAACatacaaataattactaattagtaTGTAAGTATTTGGTACATGGGTTCTTTATTTGTGCATGATAGTGTAGCCCTACTGTTATGTAGTTGTGTTTTTCAAGCTTTTATGTTTTAggatttttccttattttatactaattaAGGACACGAATTTGAAAGTAAAATGTACAATTCTATCTTGTTCAATAATTAGCTTCTCATGGTAGGAGTTGACCGTTGAATTCATTGTTTGTCATATTGCTCAAAACATACAAACATCTCAATTAATTGGTATATAGTTTCCTTATTTGTGCATGACATTGTAACCCTATTGTTAATTCTTAAGTAGTCAATTTTCAAAGGCTTTAATGTTTTAGTGTTTTTTCCTTATTCCACACTAGTCAAGGACATGACTCCAAGACTAGGGAGCTCCATACTCAAAGTTAAATGATACTAAAAtcatttaaattcattttgaaatcggGTCAAGTCAAATTCATGTAAAAAGTCGGATAAATATTGAATCATCGGATCTATTTTTAATACCTCTAATTATAAACCATGGTCCCATGATGATAATTGATAAGTACATTTTACAGGTGAACAAGATTTGGTATGAGTTAGAAACGTACAAGAGGAAGCTTTATGGGGCTGAATCCGCATATAGCAATTCAAAAACACCAAGTAATCCCGAAGGACATAGACCAAAGCACCGTATTGGCTTACTTGGTCTTCGTGGTAATAAGGTTGATTCCATAGACTACTACAATGAAAATACTTTTATTTGTGTTTGTTGAGGAGTTACTCctatttggttagtggtactaaatggtggtaactGGTATTATTATATCATATGTGTAATTACGGCCCGTCGCCCGTGCCACTTTTTGCCCATTTTGCGATCAAATGGCGatggttatatatatatttgtagtggtatgaaactttgatcacaacaaattttttttatgaagaaaatgagatgattgaagttggactaGCATGACCAACAAGATAGCCAAgaaatttttcaaccaaaattatactagtttttattctcattaccactGTTTATTACCATCTACCAAACAGATAACAATTTATTTTACATCGTTTCGCTGAATTTGGAAAATTAAATTTGACTTGCAGATTTTTCTATCGTATGGGTTGGAGTTATCACGATTGGCACTTATCATATTCCATATACAAAGGAAATATTTTTGTAACAATGAAAatgatgttaaagaagcatggGATGATCCGGGAGATTTTGCATATGTAACTAGGCTTCCCAATTACTTACTTATTCTTACAACGACTTACTCTGAGGTTTCACCACTTATTATTCCATTTCGAGATATCTACTTTGCCTTAGGATGGCTCATCCTAAGGAATCAGGTTAGTTGGTTTTttcaacataaaatataaaagcatagtgtttttaaattttaatagggtTGAATTGGGTTTAGTAGGTGTAAAGAAGTGAAAAGGTTAAGTTTAGTCAGAGTAAATTGGTAAAGGTAAGATACCAAATTAGAAATGAAATGtttaaggtgacttgactaaataagaaaatgagacacttataaCATGCTTGGATttggtgtaaatatttaaggaagGAAATAAAttcaaactaataaaataaagaggagggagtataatttttcaGTTATCTTGGTTTGTGTTAAGGAATTAGGTTTTCATTAGTTATCTTGGTTTGTGTTATGCTATTACTACTCTATATCAGTTTGTCAAGGTTATATTTTGCAATTACAGAGTTGCCATATAATATGACCTTTGTACAACCATTTAGTAAGAATTAACATTAACGTGTACATTGTTTTTCAAATTCCGATCTGTCAAACTGCATCTTAAATGGCGGGTCAATTCATTTTATAAAGATGTTCGGGATTGGGTATCCGACCCGCCTTAACCGAGTCGGATCATGggccataaaataattttaatcaggTACCCACCGACCcattattttagattttttaaaaaagtgtttTATTGGCTGACTCATTCATATTCtgaattaaattatgaaaacCTCGTGGTGTTGCTAGATTGTTATAATTAAGTCATCATATTaaaagtttttgttttcttcctcttcttcttatGCTTTATGTTTACTTCTTCAATGTATTACACATGATTAATTTCTGTCTTGAAAGGAGAGGCTATTGTTATGAAGGGTATCATGAATGGTGTGATTTGAGTGCtcaattgatgtgtgcattcatgtgtgactcttgggatggaatccaaGAGTATGTTAATGTGGGTGATTAAATTGTTAACTTAATGATTGTagtgtttaagtgtgatttattgtGGTGAAGTATTCATgagaattattggtgttaatggtgattaatgaagaagtgcaaagggtcTTGGTAGGTGCTTTGCTCGAGCAGAAACAGACAGAAGAAGTCTGAAGGTCGCTTGACCGAGCCACTCGACCAAGCGAGCTCTCTGTTTTGGTCGAGCGGTTCCTCTGATATGCCTAGGATGTTAGTTTTTGACCTTTCATGTTCTTGGAGTTGTTTCATATaattcattattcaacattaAGCATGTATTAAGTGAGCAATTATCATTAAGTACtcttagtactataaatagagctctcatactcactcaaAGAGaatcatcaaacacaacccctaagccaaacacatagccttttgatattatctcttactcaattgtatacttcatttgtaagagtgttttatactccttttgatataatataaacaagaaactacgcacacggaggacgtagccatcattagGTGAACcttcttaaatctttgtgttccTTTTGCTAGTTTTACTTTATCAAATATTgtatatttcattattattgttatcgttcatcaaagttcttagcaTCGTGTCGATCTTGGCAAATATTTTCAATTGGTATGAGAGCCAAGTTGTTATTACGGTGTCTTGAGAAGTCGTTGTTGGTGAAACATGTCtacaatgaagcttgacatagagaagtttgatagaagTGTTAATTTTGGCTTATGCCAAGTCAAAATGAGATTCATTTTAATTCAAAGTGGTGTGCAAaaggccattgatggtgtagacAAGATGTCGGAAGGGATGACCGCGGCAAAACGGGAAGAGATTGATTCAAAGGCACTATCGGCAATTCAATTATGTCTTTCCAATGAAGTGCTAAGATAGGTTTTTAAAGAAACTACAACCAAGGGGATATaggagaaattggaatcactctatatggccaagagtgttaccaataggctacttttgaaaagtagactctacgatcttCGCTTGGgggaaggtaaacctttaaaacctcacttagatgagtttttttccattgttatggatttacaaaacattgatgtcaagcttgatgatgaagacttggctatttacctcttatgttctctacccccttcttacaaaaattttagagaaactctactttacggtagagataatttgagtagtgataaTGTGAAACATGCCTTGACACAAAGGGATCTTATTGATTCACAATTATCATAGAAGTCACAAAGTAGTATGAGTGATGGGTTGTTTATAAGAGGGAGGACGCAAGAGAAATGTtgcactagtgggagtggaaacaagggtaaagggaggtcAAAGTCACGAGGATCTAACAAAAATAAGATTTGTAACTATTGTAAGCTTaaaggccacatcaagaaggattgttggaaattaaaaaagaaaaatgatgagGGAGCTAGGGACGGAACTAGCAATGCCGATGCTaattatgtgaatgatagtgatgatggtggtgtattaGTTGCCCCATATGGGTACAAAGATAGTAATGAGTAGGTTCTTGACTCAGGGTGCACTTTCCatatgactcccaacaaaactttcttccaaccatgggaaacaacacaACATGCAAGGTAATTGGTGTTGGGAGCGTGAAAATGAAAATCTTTGATGGGATGGTGAGGACCTTGACCAATGTAAGGTATGTTCCgggtttgaaaaagaatctCATATCTTTGGGTACTTTTGATAAAATCGGGTGTAGAATctcttgtgaaggtggagttatgaaggttgcTAGAGGGTCACTAGCAGTGATAAAAGGAAAGTTGAAtaggagtttgtatgctcttgaaGGATCAACTACCCTAGGCTCGGCGAACATTTTCACAAACACAATGTCCAATCATGACACAAAGCTTTGGCACTTGAGACTTGGTCACATGggagaaagaggtatgtttgaactttccaaataaggtttatttgatgggaaAAAGTTTGGGAACCTTTgattttgtgaacattgtgtttatgggaaacataAGAGGGTTAGTTTCAAATCCGCCATACACAACACTAGGGGAATTTTAGACTATATCCATTCCGAGTTGTGGGGGCCTTCAAGAAAGctctcccttagtggttgtaattTTTTGTTGACCTTTATAGATGATTTCTCaagaaaagtttggtgttacttcattaaacaaaagaatgaaacttttgatgttTTCTTGGAGTGGAAGAAAATGATAGAGAAAAAGACCgataggagcatcaagaccttaagaaccgataatggtgttgaatttgttgataataaatttcttcaatattgttctagtgaaggtattgttagacatagaacttgtgcaggacgtcctcaacaaaatggtgttgcggagaggatgaataaaacgttGTTGAAAAGGGCTTGGTGTATGCTAAACCAAGCTAAATTggggaagcaattttgggccgaagcggtggcgacggcatgttatttgatcaaccgctcacctcataccgccttaaaattcaaatcaccacaagaagtgtggtacaacactccggtaaattaTTCTAATCTTAGAGTCTTTGGTTGTCCGgattatattcatgtaaatgatggtaagttagaacctagggctagaaaatgcatttttgtgggatatggagtgggtgtaaaggggtatagggtgtggtgtaatgagtcaaaaagaataattactTCTAGGGATgttgtatttgatgaaaatagcatATTAGTCTTTAGTGTAGAAAAACCCATTGATAATGTTGTATGTATTCCTATTGATGCACAAGTAGAGGATCAACCTTCCTAtattgatgataaaattgatgatgttcaacaaaggtctccttctttgtccacaactaggcaaagaaggaaacACTTTAATTGCTTATAAAAAGTTATtcacaaatatattttaatcttattatGGATACTTAgtaacttatattattttattattttttttattatatataaactaatatggTCAAATGGCCTAGGTTACTTTTGGagtatttttcatttataaacaacttaatttattttattgtagtatatcctaagtttaaataattaacataatcactaaaaaaaaataaaaacttcaacacaataacttgaAAATTCGATaacataaatatcaaataaattctaataacaactttttaaaTACAATCCTGGTTAATATAACTTGTTCATAAAAACTACTCAcaacttattaaaattatttaaaactaacataaacatattaaaaataaattctagcataaacatacttaattataataatataacagATAACCCATAAACATACTAACACAaatttatacataagtaaaacttaattttagtTAGAGCATAATAATCCACCCAACTTTCTAACATGTTCAAAATTTATTAAACAACATACTAACAATACTTTTAGCATAACATACTTAGtataaacataatcataaattcATCAACCAATTTCCCTAATTAATCATGCCccatatatttcatactttacatattataaagtaaatataatgtaaaatttccaCATAAAAAGTAGTGTAAGAAATTATACCGTACTACCACCAAGGATTaatactaagtactaattaggaaaatagaTAGTGTGATCCTCCAAGCTCCAATGCTAAAGCCCAAAACCCCAAAATAATGATCTTCAAGTATCCAAAATTATACCCAACTATGCTTCATCTTCTTAATTTTCttcaactaattaattttaggAAATTAGTTTATGATATAATGAAGTGAAATTAGGAGCAAATGGAAGAAAAGTAGATGACTTAATTCCTTAATACTACATAACTAGAATGATATATTtaggtaagttttattttaagtttacaAGGTTGAATGTTAGGAAAATAGCTAGTATATAAAGAAGATATTTATGGGATAAGATCTTATAATatttggataaaaaaaaaaaaatcatggctCCATATCTTACCCATAACCATCCAACATGATGGTAAAgatgaagtttgatttcttttcAAACTTACTTTACTTATGTAAGTAAAtaagtaacaaaaaaaatataagtaggTTTTGACTAATTAGTTTTAGGTAGTTAGGATTATTTTAGGTGTAAAAACAAGCTTAAAAGTGTAATTAatttagtattataattatactagttttaaaatagtttatgtgaaagtattaaaataattgttaacgGAATTAATTAGGAATTAAGCATCTAAAATGTAAAACTTCAGTAAACCGTAAGTTAAttgaataattttgaaattttcgaagtatataaattagtaattaaaacttttgggctcaaaaagaatattttagaaatataaaatttcgAGTTGGAAATAATTTAAAGAACTCGGACACGTATTGAAATTTTAAGGGAATATAAAATTGGATATAATAATTACATCTCGaggaataaaattatatatgatgACTAAATTAAATTGGAGTTTACGgattaagaattaagaatttatcggaaaaaaaaaatcaatcggATGATTAAAGGGAAATTTCGAGTctgttacaattacaataattactatgactatatattttaatattattgtataataaattatttattcactttgataaCGATaatatcaatcatcaataaaatatattaatgaaaaaacGACTCGAGACATGTGTCACACtgtcattaaaaaaattttcagcttttttctattattgacgaggaaacttttgatatttgacaTGATATTTTGGGGAAACAATTAATacattaaaacatgtaatatttgttgattgactataacaatatgtgatgatctattgaaatactacattttcttatataaacaaaaaaaatatacatgtaaatttttattttaaattagataATAAATCAGCATACTCCTATAATGAATAAACTCcaataatgaataaactaaCTAATTTGGCTATTTTTCCAACTAAATCCTACATCTTATTTATCATTGAAgacttattaatttttatttgtctcaattatcaataaaactTGTTTTGAACATGACTTATAGAGAAGTAGAAGACATGTATGGATacgattaaaaaataatttaattgtgtggataaaaactaaaaaaaggtGTGAGCTATGGCTAACaataaaaatgtagcaaatttaagatacaaaccaaaatagaaaatatagcaaaactCATAGGATAAAAACAGTAAAAAACTAAGTTTGCTATAGTCAGCAACACGGACCAGCCTCCCCTCGCTCGAAGTAGTCCAACCCAGCCGCAGTGTCAACCCATTGTTGCACCCTGACCAGCTGTCCTTGTACTCCGTTTCAAGTTCCAAGATGTATAAATCAAGACCTTAAACAAGTAAACAACACATAAATTTTCCcatttcttatttgtcgccaccaatttcattttatcgccaccccccccccccttgaatgaaattacgactttacccctgaaatttaaaaaattacgaaaatgccactaagcttataacttatataaaaacacttcaaatccactcaataacactttcatcacttccataaaatcaaattcttcacataaaattaagcggagctaaaactttggaatcgaaatcgtcaacaaaaattcgaggtaagttttttttaaatcaatcgaagcaaaaaaaaaaaaaaaaaaaattttggattcggcccagtcgcacaaaacgtgcgactgtacagtcgcacgttttgtgcgactgggccaaaaccaaatttttttttttttttttttttttttatttttgaaagagtttgttgttagttaatgttatttagtaaatgttgtaataatatgtattatgataatgttgttgtaagaagtagttattgatttacgtattcgaaaaagaaaaaaaaaaaaaattaaaaccggtcgcacgaaccggtcgcacaaaatgtgcgactgtacagtcgcacattttgtgcgaccggttcgtgcgaccggttttaattttttttttttttttttattgtaatgaatttgtttagtgtaattaatttattaaatttgagttgtttaaatatttatgaatataataattgtttaattatttgtaaatgtgaaatattttacgtgttgcctgtttttaatttatttgattttaagtaatttaaaatgttgtcttaatttaaattatgaaaattctagtaaatggctggaaatcaaggtaaaggaaaagggttttttagaggtttattaagcggcaatagatctaggcctactttactgagaggtgatccccatgagaggggggttacgggatctGCAAGGCGAGCAAGACAAGAACAAGCGGCcatacatagtcaggcccaacgttcaagtaccctagagcaagtgcgtagtcgctttgagcgccaaagtagcctacatagtcatacggtcggctcaggtgacgatgatactgattacgacgagtctcttagtcgggaagagtctcttgg
Coding sequences:
- the LOC130818393 gene encoding CSC1-like protein ERD4, giving the protein MMIIDKYILQVNKIWYELETYKRKLYGAESAYSNSKTPSNPEGHRPKHRIGLLGLRGNKIFLSYGLELSRLALIIFHIQRKYFCNNENDVKEAWDDPGDFAYVTRLPNYLLILTTTYSEVSPLIIPFRDIYFALGWLILRNQVSWFFQHKI